From Nitrobacter sp. NHB1, a single genomic window includes:
- the cpaB gene encoding Flp pilus assembly protein CpaB, translating to MNTARIVVLTIAVGAGGLAAYLASGSDKKPQPAQTAQLQTVDVLVAKSDIPLGQAVTANDVAWQAWPANSASSSFIRRDQRPDATTQLAGSIARSPFIAGEPIRELKLVSAKGSGFMAAILPTGMRAISTEISPETGAGGFILPNDRVDVILSKRDKNPDHPNANSVNSETILSNVRVLAIDQTIEEKNGQKVVVGKTATLELKPEQAETLARSRQMGTLALALRSLADANAPESNNDDQRRDSINVVRYGVPTQTTVQR from the coding sequence ATGAATACCGCACGCATTGTCGTCCTGACCATCGCAGTCGGTGCCGGCGGCCTTGCCGCCTATCTCGCGAGCGGATCCGACAAGAAGCCGCAACCCGCGCAGACCGCGCAGCTCCAGACCGTGGACGTTCTGGTCGCGAAGTCGGACATCCCGCTCGGACAGGCGGTGACAGCGAACGACGTGGCGTGGCAGGCCTGGCCCGCAAATAGCGCCAGCAGCAGCTTCATTCGCCGCGATCAGCGCCCCGACGCCACCACGCAACTGGCGGGATCGATCGCCCGCTCGCCCTTCATCGCGGGAGAACCCATTCGCGAACTCAAGCTGGTCAGCGCGAAAGGATCCGGATTCATGGCCGCGATCCTGCCGACCGGGATGCGCGCGATCTCGACCGAAATTTCGCCCGAGACCGGCGCCGGCGGCTTTATCCTCCCCAATGACCGCGTCGACGTGATCCTCTCGAAACGGGACAAAAACCCGGACCATCCAAACGCGAACTCCGTCAATTCGGAGACCATTCTCAGCAACGTGCGCGTTCTCGCGATCGACCAGACCATCGAGGAGAAGAACGGGCAGAAGGTCGTGGTCGGCAAGACCGCGACGCTCGAATTGAAACCGGAGCAGGCGGAGACGCTGGCGCGGTCGCGCCAGATGGGAACGCTGGCGCTGGCGCTGCGCAGCCTCGCCGACGCCAACGCCCCGGAAAGCAACAACGACGATCAGAGGCGCGACAGCATCAATGTCGTCCGTTACGGCGTCCCGACCCAGACCACCGTACAGAGGTAA